The genomic interval gtgcgccaaaaaaacaaaataacgacttttcaataTCTCGTGAtagccaatttcaaaacactacttcggagctttacgaatcgaatcagtggttcagacttcggagcgccaaagtcacgtgatttcagcagtttagccgtttaaTAGGAggtccgaatcactgattcgaaacaaaagatttgtaaagctcagaagcagcgttttgaaatcggccatcacgagatattgctgaaaagtcattattttgttttttttggcacacattctcaagtattctcgttgctttataatattaaggtagaaccactgaactcacatgaactgtcttaaatatgtttttagtacctttatggatcttgagaggtgacTTTGCtttcaatagaggcctcactgagccatcggatttcatcaaaaatatcttaatttgtgttccgaagatgaacgaaggtcttacaggtgtagaacgacatgagggtaagtaattaatgacattattttcatttttggatgaactaaccctttaaatagatAAGGTCTGTTGTTTCCATTCTTGGTGTGAAGgggcatttaaataaatataggtATGAAAGTCCATGTATGTTTTGAAATTCTGTTTGTTGACTGGTGGAGAGTACGAATTGGAAAAATATCTTACGTAAAGTGTGTCGTGGGACTGTTTCATACGTCAACATAATTCAATTATGCAAAAATGCATTAGCCTGTTTTTCTTTGCAAATTCCAGCATTCTCTTTATCTAATCTGACATAAGGAAATAGCACAGACACAATGTCAAGGGGATGAACTCTTGAAAAAACAAATGTCTAGAGTTGCTGATGTGAAGTCAAGCAGTTCTTTCACTTTAATTGTTGCACATTGAACATTGAGTTGTTTTGTGAGATTTTGAGAACACTTTTGACAGACATTGACTGAACAAGTCCCTCCCTTCAGTGCTATGATAATTAGGGTCAGATTTTGACCTTCAGAAGGTGCTTCTGGCATATTCCATAAAGCCGTCTGAGGTAAACATCTAACTTTTTGTCTATAGTGTTGCTTATTTGGACTTATTCTCTTATGATATGTCTATGTATATTCATGTTATGCTATAAACTATAAAGATGTGTTTGTAGAGCTAAAGTATAACTGAAATgattataaaatcaaaataagtaTTAATATTGCTTTGGTTTCTTGTGATTTTCTAGTTACTCTCTGTGAAATTGTAGCAGTGACATTCTGGTATCTCTGACCTCATCCAAACATTTATCATGAGGTTGTCTCCACTTTCACAATATCTGCTGGTGTTCATATCAGTCTTGTCACTAAGTGAGTTTTACCATTCATCTGAATAATATCCTTCATTATATGTCAAAGACAATGGAATTGTATTCAAATTTATCAAATTTTTTTCAACAGGCAGGGTGACAAATGCACAGTCAGGTAATTATTAACCTTAGAACTAGAACATATAAAATTGTGTGAAGTGAAAAAACATGATCTGAGGTTATTGTCATCGGTGCTTGAAATTGTTTGTCTTGCAGCGCCAGTGGTATTCTATCCATTCGGCTCAGTGGCAGGAGACACTGTTAATATTTCTACTGAGGATGAAAACTCCACTCTTGTCAACCTGTGGAGACCTTTTGTGTTCTTTGGCCGCACATACAACAAGACTTATGTAAGAATTCAGTTCTGTTTTGTTAATGCAAATGGTGAATGAGAAAAATGACTAATGACTAATATCTTTTATTACCCAGGTTAATAGTAGCGGGCTCCTTACATTCAACCAGCCTTCATCTGAGTTCTTCACTAAGAACTTTCCCATCAATGGAAGTGAAGACATCATTGCTCCCCTCTGGACAGACGTTGATGTCAGTATGAATGGCATCATCTCATATCAGCAGTACTCAAATGGAAGTGTGCTCACTCAAGCCACTCAGGATATAAAACGGTATTTCCCTGATCTGAATTTCACGGCTACTTGGGTCCTTGTTGCAACTTGGGATAGAGTTGCGTACTTTTATCACACTGGCACGGTAAGATTGTTTGTTAAAACTCCTTCAGGCTCAAGCTTACAGATGTGCTTTTCTCAAAACTGCTGTGATAATCAGTGTTCCCAAACTTTGCAGGAAACATCGTTTCAAGTGGTTTTAATTTCGGGTGGTGATTTGTCTTTTATTCTCATGAATTATGGTGACTGCGCTGTGACGCCTAATGTGGTGCAGGTAAAACATGCCTTATATATCAATAGAACAAAATATGCCTATCTCTTCTTGATGTTCTGTCTCGGTAATTAGTTATTTCCTTGCTTGTGCAGGCTGGTTATGACACAATAAACTCCACGGCCTACTTTGTGATTCCTGGATCAATCAATGGAAGCGCTATTCCAAACCTTCTGAACTCCAGTAATGTAAGTGTTCCAGGTCGATGGGCCTTCAGGGTGGACGGTGGACCTCATCAAAATAATCTACAAGGTACATAATTGCCATCAAGATTATAAtctttagtattattattattatttttggcaTCATATGTTCTTTTAGCATTAGCAATGTCAAAGTCATGAGTTTGATTCCCAGGAACATGCAGAATTTATATCTTTAATCAACCTAAAATAGGATAAAAACATCTGGCAAATGcagaaatataaatgtataagtGTGTTTTCACTGCAATGTTGTGAACATTAATCAAGTCAAAGATTATATTCCTGTTTGACCTCTTCACTATGTTCAGTATACAGTacacatgtaaatgtaaaaacactTTGACCGTATTAATCATTAATCATGTGCTTTATTTCCCTTAGGAAATATCATAGGAGTTCAAATGAGAGTTACATCATTTTCAGACCTAACAGCGATTGGAAAAATTGAGATTGTTTTAGAGAAAGTAAGTTGCAGTTACTACTGTACgtaatatgttttttgtttattatggtGCTAATGGACAATTCAAGAAATTGtgatctgtctgtccatctttaTTTCAGCTACAACAGGAGCTGGTCAAGTCCAGCCTGCCGAGCAGCGTGAAGCTGACCTTAAGAAAAATCCAAAAGATACAGCCGTAATATCGTAATATGGAATATATAACTCATACAAGGAAAGAAATTCAGAGACTGGTTCATTAAATCTCTTAAATCAAATATCCCTGCCATTAAAATATCCTTCATACAGGGAAGCTAACCAGCAAATCTAGCCATTGAGGATGGAAATGCTGTCATTCCAGTTTAAAGTTCTTTGCACAACGTTTTCTGTCAGCTTTGACACATTCAGAgtcaaatcacattcatttcTCTAAAAAATTCACAGATGAAGAATGTCACTCTTCAAGAAGGTAAATGTTTGTATGAGGTGTGACAGCGGTTTAATCTGTCTATCTGCGGTGTCAATAGTGGTAAACCTGTATTCCTCTGTGGCTCCATTTGCTGGTAAATCAACTTTTTACAGATCCATATCGTAACTGTCTATTGGGGAGACGAGGCTAGCTGAATCTGAATATAATGCtattatttttacctttattgcTCAGGAAAAAAGATGTAGTCAACTAAACAAACATTGAGcttttgtgacaacatgcctCGATAGAGTGCAAAAGTGCAGAAAAAGATGTGGAGTACgttcatgatggatggatgtggatggaagcactttcttcagctcatacttgttgatcccgctcactgccattataaagctgaaatgcgtcaggatatttattaatatttctcagattgtgttcatcagaaataagaaagtcatatacatctaggatggcttgagggtgagtaaagcttggggtaattttcatttgaaagtgaactaatcctttaagaaaggAGAGTCTTATGTCTTCATATACCGAATGTGATATTTTACACTTGATTTAAACTTAAACGCTTTGACTATTATCTGATTAGTACACACATGCTCTTTCATTCAGAAATCTTTGCTGATCTGCCATAAGGGGTTGACATTGCTAGTGTTAATAGGCCTACACATTAAAAAGCCTACATACAAGGCTGTTTTACATACTGAGGGTCCGAAGTGTGTTGGGTAAACCGAATCATAGGGACAAAAGGGTTGTGTTATTTACTAAACAAATACACCCACATTTATAAGTTGCAATGTACACAAGCATGAAGAAGCATTTTATATGTATGCACGTCATGGTTTCATGTTGGTGTTGATATTTGAGTTTGTCAATGTATTTTTCTCATATATTTCTACACAGTAACAGAGAAAGTGTCACTGGGCCTGTTCGAATACCCGCACTTacttgaccacttgtctacttGCATGACATCTTTATGGAGATCGGATAAAGTGTTCAAGAGCGTGTAAAGACTGCAAGTGTTTTAAGATTTTTGTATTTGGACAGGCCCAAAATCAAGTAGTATCACTGAGTTCTCAGTATCAGAGATCAAGATGAATTCATGTCTCCATCTGCTGGTCAGACTTTAGAAAGAATATTAAAATTCAATTCATAGGCAATGTTTgtcatgatttatttattcttaaCCTGCTTCATGcgtaatttaatattttcttcaatttttatttttgctgttttagcattacccagatcctgggtcagatatAACAACCCAGAGGTCGAGTTATTTATCGCGGGCTTTTTGCgacctcttcaggagagagcagagCAGTGCAGCTCCATCAAATCGGAGCATGTCTTcggtttgtgtacattttattttatttaaaaatcgtTATGTTCTGTATATCGTTTAATTTCATGCAAACCAACATACAGGGGCGCGATGTGAGTCACCAGTGTGACGTCGTCGGTCTTCTTGCATAAaatgttatgcttttttttttttttcaaaaagatacagaatataaattcttaggatgttaaaatatgctaTCCGAACggtacactgattatttatggacaagttatggagtcagtcacagcagttttcggctacgagtgaaacgcaggcggcggtctgaagttatGGGTTCCCCCGCCGCACGCGAGCCATGtccggcacgagatccagcgccgttacggtggaaacaggacaacagagacatgtcgattacacttgaattacttctaaatgttcAATTTTTACTTGTAATATTTGTTAAACCAtcttaaatgtaggcaatatgtatttaaaacaatataaaatataccatactataaaatatgatctaaaataaatgaattatcaTGCAAACGGTGGTTGTgtggattatttaaaaaaaagtttagagaaTTTAAATTAATCcgtaaacattaattaatgtaggctataaagtaaaagaaaaaaaaaagctattattatagtaaaaatgaatcaacctattgctgggttaaataaacaacccaatttgtcgtgtatttacccagcccttgggttggaaacaacccaaattggtttgtttttaacccagtgtttttttttagagtgcaatgtttctatttgcatgtacatattatattatgccTATATCTTttgttaaaacattaatatttttaacaaaacatatttaaaattggaattatatatatatatatatatatatatatatatatatatatatatatatatatatatatatatataaacatttttatcatatgttttatttactaCACCAAGGTACAAAATCTTTTAACTATTTGGCTCAGAAAAGTTAATAGACAGTATTCTGAAGCTCAAGATCGGCTGTGTGCTGTTCCGTACGACGCCATAAAGCGCGATCGAATGTTTAGAATGTGGCGTGCGCGAGGGTATATGAACCATGGaaacatggaaacattttgtgGGTTTGTAGTAATGGCTGAAGACGAAAGTGATTGGCGTTTATCAGATTTATGGGACAGCGAGGTTCTCGAGTTAGTGATGGCAACGTGTACGATCACCATCGAAGTACACCACCAACACCCGGCAACGACACGGCGGAGCAACATCCTCATCCGTGCGATGAGACGCCTGTCGATGCCGGTGAGGGAGACAGCCAGAGGAGGGAGGAGGAGAGGAAGAAGGCGTGggcagaggaggaggagaatagaaaaaaaaggttCTGGAGGCTGACCTTTTTCCTCAGAGCTGCCAGAAAACACCTTAAGATGATTCGCCTGGGTCAGACTGAGGTGCAGGTCATTAAGATACCACCGCCAGACAGCAACACTGATGGTAAATTAACTTGTGACCATGTATgagcaacaaaaaaaatcacatttacaccTAGATTAAATTATCCATTAATGGTATAATTTTACGGTCCCCTATAGggtaattttaaatgaaataaattatggTTTTAAGAAATTATAAgagatttaaactttttaattagtctagACAATGTTGTTTCCTTATATATTGTAAGATGTTAATTTTCTATTTTGGGCTTTCccctatataaataataaaaaagtgtaAACTGCAGTTATTTCTCTTTTAATAGATGACATTCTGTGCCGCTACGAGCTTGGTGATCGTCTGGGGGTAGGTGGGTTTGGCGTCGTTCATGAAGCAATTCGTGTGGAGGATGGCCTTAAAGTAAGTACAAATAAATGAGACCTTATGCAGCTGTAGCAAGACTGCCTTGTGTTCTTCTCATCCTTTCAC from Ctenopharyngodon idella isolate HZGC_01 chromosome 12, HZGC01, whole genome shotgun sequence carries:
- the LOC127524037 gene encoding sushi, nidogen and EGF-like domain-containing protein 1; its protein translation is MRLSPLSQYLLVFISVLSLSRVTNAQSAPVVFYPFGSVAGDTVNISTEDENSTLVNLWRPFVFFGRTYNKTYVNSSGLLTFNQPSSEFFTKNFPINGSEDIIAPLWTDVDVSMNGIISYQQYSNGSVLTQATQDIKRYFPDLNFTATWVLVATWDRVAYFYHTGTETSFQVVLISGGDLSFILMNYGDCAVTPNVVQAGYDTINSTAYFVIPGSINGSAIPNLLNSSNVSVPGRWAFRVDGGPHQNNLQGNIIGVQMRVTSFSDLTAIGKIEIVLEKLQQELVKSSLPSSVKLTLRKIQKIQP